In Sorghum bicolor cultivar BTx623 chromosome 10, Sorghum_bicolor_NCBIv3, whole genome shotgun sequence, one genomic interval encodes:
- the LOC110431039 gene encoding uncharacterized protein LOC110431039, which produces MSTIMGPPSRPPPDSAASAAKASESFLLSIFVVALNALIAYSGRSCPNMSMNSVIAASGAGDWPLIKSSSCNMHKLALGVLCYRHRGWMSGQTQVGAGGSQCPSASSEGGAATDVLCPVQTN; this is translated from the exons ATGAGCACCATCATGGGACCTCCATCTCGGCCGCCCCCCGACTCCGCTGCCAGTGCAGCTAAGGCCTCGGAGAGCTTCTTGTTGTCCATCTTCGTCGTAGCCCTTAATGCCTTGATTGCCTACTCTGGGAGGTCTTGTCCAAACATGTCAATGAACTCCGTGATTGCTGCATCCGGCGCCGGCGACTGGCCATTGATAAAGTCCAGCTCATGCAACATGCATAAGCTTGCGCTGGGCGTGCTGTGCTACCGGCACAGGGGATGGATGAGCGGCCAGACGCAGGTTGGAGCGGGTGGGAGCCAGTGTCCTTCTGCGTCCTCAG AAGGAGGCGCAGCCACCGATGTCCTCTGTCCCGTGCAAACCAATTGA